A stretch of the Filimonas lacunae genome encodes the following:
- a CDS encoding 2OG-Fe(II) oxygenase, giving the protein MEQTFNDLIDSFISNKVGISDNFLSESLAAHLKANLNSLYAQNQMKAAGTGNNSQVVHDKLFRSDIIHWLDRKHNNVHENAFFDLMDSFVSHLNSTCYTGITGYEFHYTLYEKDSFYKKHLDQFRNNDSRQYSMIIYLNSNWQESDGGELCIHHSDSLQNISPNNCKSVFFKSSEIEHEVLVTHKERRSITGWLKI; this is encoded by the coding sequence TTGGAACAAACATTTAACGACCTTATTGATAGTTTTATCAGTAATAAAGTAGGTATTTCGGATAATTTCTTAAGCGAGTCATTGGCCGCACACCTGAAAGCTAACCTGAACAGCCTGTATGCCCAAAATCAAATGAAGGCAGCCGGCACAGGCAATAATAGCCAGGTAGTACACGATAAGCTTTTCAGAAGCGATATTATTCACTGGCTCGATCGCAAGCACAACAACGTGCACGAAAATGCCTTTTTCGACCTCATGGACAGCTTTGTAAGCCATTTAAACAGTACTTGCTATACCGGTATTACCGGTTACGAATTTCACTACACCCTGTACGAAAAAGATAGCTTTTATAAAAAGCACCTTGACCAGTTCCGCAACAACGACAGCCGGCAATATTCCATGATTATTTACCTGAACAGCAACTGGCAGGAAAGCGATGGTGGCGAGTTATGCATTCACCACAGCGATAGTTTACAAAACATATCTCCCAACAACTGTAAAAGCGTGTTTTTTAAAAGCAGTGAAATAGAACACGAAGTGTTGGTTACACATAAAGAAAGAAGAAGCATCACCGGCTGGCTAAAGATTTAA